In Nitrospira sp., a single genomic region encodes these proteins:
- the purH gene encoding bifunctional phosphoribosylaminoimidazolecarboxamide formyltransferase/IMP cyclohydrolase, which translates to MASIKRALISVSDKTGIVDLARGLEASGAEILSTGGTAKALRDAGVKVTDVAAYTGSPEILDGRVKTLHPKIHGGLLGRRSLPAHVDQMKQHNIGPIDVVVVNLYPFEAAISKPHCPFDEAIENIDIGGPSMLRSAAKNHEDVFVVVDPADYPRVLEAVKSAGDTGPLRRELAMKVFQHTARYDSVIAGYLEKQVRGAVKFPQILSLQYELAETLRYGENPHQQGAFYRELHSQEPSVSRGKILHGKAMSYNNFLDANSALELAKEYEETAVAIIKHNNPCGVALGTTPVEAYVKARETDPVSAFGGVIAFNRPVDLAAAKEITSTFVEVVVAPGFADDALVELKRKKDLRLLDVGPLVGVKQEGYDLKKLVGGLIVQDRDLGVLTDLRSLPVPTVRTPGDEEYAACAFAWKVCKHVKSNAIIYAKPGQTVGIGAGQMSRVDSVKLAAMKAQMPVKGCVMASDAFFPFRDGLDAAAQAGITAVIQPGGSIRDAEIIKAADEHGLAMILTGMRHFRH; encoded by the coding sequence ATGGCCAGCATCAAGCGGGCATTGATCAGCGTATCGGACAAGACCGGGATCGTGGACTTAGCCAGGGGGCTCGAAGCCTCGGGCGCCGAGATCCTTTCGACAGGGGGCACGGCCAAGGCGTTACGCGACGCCGGCGTCAAGGTCACCGACGTGGCCGCCTATACCGGCTCGCCGGAGATCCTCGACGGCCGAGTGAAGACACTGCATCCGAAAATTCACGGCGGCCTGCTGGGGCGCCGCTCACTCCCCGCGCACGTCGACCAAATGAAGCAACACAACATCGGTCCCATCGACGTCGTCGTCGTCAACCTCTATCCCTTCGAGGCCGCCATCTCCAAACCCCATTGCCCGTTCGACGAAGCCATCGAGAATATCGACATCGGCGGCCCTTCGATGCTGCGGTCGGCCGCCAAGAACCATGAAGACGTCTTCGTCGTCGTCGATCCCGCCGACTATCCGCGCGTGCTGGAGGCGGTCAAGAGCGCCGGCGATACGGGGCCGCTCCGCCGCGAGCTGGCCATGAAAGTGTTCCAGCATACGGCGCGCTATGACAGCGTGATCGCCGGCTATCTTGAAAAGCAGGTTCGTGGCGCCGTCAAGTTTCCGCAGATATTGTCGCTGCAATACGAGTTGGCGGAAACGCTCCGGTACGGAGAAAATCCCCATCAGCAGGGCGCCTTCTATCGCGAACTCCACTCCCAGGAGCCGTCCGTCTCGCGCGGCAAGATCCTTCACGGAAAGGCCATGTCGTATAACAATTTCCTCGATGCGAATTCCGCGCTGGAATTGGCCAAGGAGTACGAGGAGACGGCGGTCGCGATCATCAAGCACAACAATCCCTGCGGCGTCGCCTTGGGCACCACGCCGGTAGAGGCCTATGTTAAAGCGCGCGAGACCGACCCGGTTTCGGCCTTTGGAGGTGTCATCGCCTTCAACCGGCCCGTGGATCTCGCGGCAGCCAAGGAAATCACCTCAACGTTCGTGGAGGTCGTCGTGGCGCCTGGATTCGCTGACGACGCTCTGGTCGAACTCAAGCGCAAGAAAGATCTTCGGCTCCTCGATGTCGGCCCTCTTGTAGGAGTGAAACAAGAGGGCTATGACTTGAAAAAGCTGGTCGGCGGCCTGATCGTACAGGATCGCGATCTGGGCGTACTCACGGATCTGCGATCGCTCCCGGTTCCCACGGTCCGCACGCCCGGCGATGAAGAGTATGCGGCCTGCGCCTTCGCCTGGAAGGTCTGTAAACACGTCAAATCCAACGCCATCATCTATGCCAAGCCCGGCCAGACGGTGGGGATCGGCGCCGGCCAGATGAGCCGAGTGGACAGCGTCAAGCTGGCTGCGATGAAGGCGCAGATGCCCGTCAAAGGCTGCGTCATGGCGTCGGACGCCTTCTTTCCATTCCGGGACGGACTTGACGCGGCGGCGCAGGCCGGCATCACCGCCGTCATTCAACCCGGGGGGTCCATTCGCGATGCGGAAATTATCAAGGCCGCGGATGAGCACGGTTTGGCGATGATCCTTACGGGCATGCGCCACTTCCGCCACTGA
- the lgt gene encoding prolipoprotein diacylglyceryl transferase, whose product MNRLDAIPYPHIDPVFLELGPLQFRWYGLMYLLGLTIAYFVIRQKVQAQGLGLTKDQVYDMVVWAAFGVFIGGRFGYVLFYNLPYYLEYPSKILAVWEGGMSFHGGLIGTIVALIWFGKRHGISIYTIADMAASVTPIGLGLGRLGNFINGELFGRPTDVEWCMVFPAGGPACRHPSQLYELALEGVLLFSVLWVIGRRPTPPGTTFWSFITGYGLCRLLAELFREPDAHIGFIFGALSMGQVLSLPMVIIGSFMLALGYQRQALARREQPAGKIATG is encoded by the coding sequence ATGAACCGGTTGGACGCGATTCCCTACCCGCACATCGATCCTGTGTTTCTCGAGTTGGGCCCACTGCAGTTTCGATGGTACGGGCTTATGTACCTGCTCGGGCTCACGATCGCCTATTTCGTGATTCGTCAGAAGGTGCAGGCGCAAGGCTTGGGGCTGACGAAGGATCAAGTCTATGACATGGTGGTTTGGGCGGCCTTTGGGGTCTTCATCGGCGGGCGATTCGGGTATGTGCTGTTTTACAACCTCCCCTACTATCTCGAGTATCCCAGCAAGATTCTCGCGGTCTGGGAGGGAGGGATGTCGTTCCACGGAGGCTTGATCGGCACGATCGTCGCGTTGATCTGGTTCGGAAAGCGCCACGGGATTTCCATCTACACCATCGCTGACATGGCGGCCTCCGTCACCCCGATCGGACTCGGTCTCGGCCGGCTCGGGAATTTCATTAACGGTGAGCTCTTCGGTCGCCCGACCGACGTGGAGTGGTGTATGGTGTTTCCCGCAGGCGGACCGGCCTGCCGGCACCCGTCGCAGCTCTACGAGCTGGCGCTGGAAGGTGTGCTCCTGTTCTCGGTTTTGTGGGTGATCGGACGAAGACCCACACCGCCCGGCACCACCTTTTGGAGTTTTATCACGGGCTATGGACTCTGCCGGCTGCTGGCGGAACTGTTTCGAGAACCGGACGCCCACATCGGCTTCATTTTCGGCGCCCTCTCCATGGGACAAGTGCTTTCTTTGCCGATGGTGATCATCGGAAGCTTCATGCTTGCATTGGGATACCAGCGGCAAGCGTTGGCGCGCCGTGAGCAACCGGCGGGAAAGATCGCTACAGGATAA
- the radA gene encoding DNA repair protein RadA encodes MKAKTLFSCQACGHQSPRWMGRCPDCGGWNTMKEERQAPTGKGRPAALTVAPARATPIADIEVVGENRRLTRIGEFDRVLGGGVIPGAVILIGGDPGIGKTTLLLQALPRLASPTQPVLYVSGEESPRQIKMRGQRLGVEHPHLLILAETSLEQILKAVQEIGPAAVVVDSIQTVYTEQMTSAPGSISQVQEVAGQLMWFAKRAGVPVFIIGHVTKDGAIAGPRLLEHIVDTVLYFEGDKGHSYRILRAVKNRFGSTNEIGVFEMKDAGLEEVNNPSELFLAERSQRSTGSVVVSSLEGSRPILVELQALVTPTSYPMPKRMTNGVDLNRVSLLLAVMDKRLGVHLSGQDVYVNVVGGMHIDEPAIDLGIVSAVTSSLREVPVEPGLLILGEVGLGGEVRAISQAESRLREAAKMGFKRALLPERNLSKLDGVDGIELVGIADVREALDVVLA; translated from the coding sequence ATGAAAGCCAAAACCCTGTTCTCCTGTCAGGCCTGCGGCCACCAGTCGCCTCGATGGATGGGCCGCTGTCCCGATTGCGGCGGCTGGAACACCATGAAAGAGGAGCGGCAGGCACCGACCGGCAAAGGCCGGCCGGCCGCGCTGACCGTCGCCCCGGCTCGGGCAACCCCGATCGCCGATATCGAGGTGGTCGGCGAGAACCGGCGACTGACCCGAATCGGCGAGTTCGATCGCGTGCTGGGCGGCGGCGTGATTCCCGGCGCCGTCATCCTGATCGGCGGGGATCCGGGTATCGGCAAGACCACGCTGCTGCTGCAAGCCTTGCCTCGGCTAGCTTCTCCGACCCAGCCGGTCCTCTACGTGTCCGGAGAGGAGTCGCCCCGCCAGATCAAGATGCGGGGGCAGCGATTGGGCGTGGAGCATCCACACTTGTTGATTCTGGCCGAGACGTCCCTGGAGCAGATTTTGAAGGCCGTTCAGGAGATCGGCCCGGCCGCGGTGGTCGTCGACTCGATCCAGACGGTCTACACGGAGCAGATGACGTCGGCCCCCGGCAGCATCAGCCAGGTCCAGGAGGTGGCCGGCCAGCTCATGTGGTTTGCGAAGCGCGCCGGCGTCCCGGTGTTCATCATCGGGCACGTCACCAAGGACGGAGCGATTGCGGGCCCGCGCCTGCTCGAGCACATTGTCGATACGGTGTTGTATTTCGAAGGAGACAAAGGACACAGCTACCGAATTCTCCGCGCCGTGAAGAACCGCTTCGGGTCTACCAATGAGATCGGCGTCTTCGAAATGAAGGATGCCGGGCTGGAGGAAGTAAACAATCCGTCGGAGTTGTTCCTGGCCGAACGATCTCAGCGCAGCACCGGATCCGTGGTCGTATCGAGTCTCGAAGGAAGCAGGCCCATCCTTGTGGAGCTGCAGGCTCTGGTCACGCCCACAAGTTATCCGATGCCCAAACGCATGACCAACGGCGTCGATCTCAACCGGGTCTCCCTGCTGCTGGCCGTGATGGACAAGCGGTTGGGCGTCCATCTATCCGGTCAGGACGTCTACGTCAACGTCGTCGGCGGCATGCACATCGATGAACCCGCCATCGATCTCGGCATCGTCAGCGCCGTGACCTCGAGTCTGCGGGAAGTGCCGGTGGAGCCCGGCTTGCTCATCCTCGGTGAAGTGGGGCTCGGTGGAGAAGTGCGGGCAATCAGCCAGGCGGAGTCACGGCTCCGTGAGGCGGCCAAGATGGGATTCAAGCGGGCGTTGTTGCCGGAGCGGAACTTGTCGAAACTGGACGGAGTGGATGGCATCGAACTCGTCGGCATCGCCGATGTACGGGAGGCGCTGGATGTCGTCCTGGCGTAA
- a CDS encoding metallopeptidase family protein — translation MGARGSGRVSPEAFDRLVQEALRDLPARYAKLAEEVSVVVEEEPPAEVLADLDLDSKDDLLGLYQGVPLSEESFFQPGGQQPPRIAIYRGPILRLCRTPDEVRQEIRDTVVHELGHHVGLDDDEMPY, via the coding sequence ATGGGAGCGCGAGGCTCAGGTCGGGTCTCCCCCGAGGCCTTTGACCGGTTGGTGCAAGAGGCGCTCCGCGACCTGCCGGCCCGCTATGCCAAGCTGGCGGAAGAAGTGTCCGTCGTGGTGGAAGAAGAACCGCCCGCCGAAGTCCTGGCCGATCTCGACCTCGATTCGAAAGACGACCTTCTCGGTCTCTACCAGGGCGTGCCGCTCAGCGAGGAATCGTTCTTTCAGCCGGGCGGCCAACAGCCGCCGCGTATTGCGATTTACCGAGGTCCCATTCTCCGGCTCTGCAGGACTCCGGACGAGGTCAGGCAGGAGATCCGCGACACGGTCGTGCATGAGCTGGGACACCACGTCGGCTTGGACGACGACGAGATGCCGTATTAG
- the rimI gene encoding ribosomal protein S18-alanine N-acetyltransferase, with the protein MAGSTSEILPATHADLPDILAIEEACFSAPWTRKMMEAEMSGNPFAHFLVARRATAEGGAPSAIVGYLCFWIVFEEVRLMNLAVIESMRRQGIATSLVTAALQAGALQSAVRAVLEVRASNGAAQTLYQNLGFRQTGLRPSYYSAPPEDAVLMELDPLAAEAVVRAHAGDQTGGQPSPEQPLKPGGATC; encoded by the coding sequence ATGGCGGGTTCTACAAGCGAAATTCTGCCGGCCACACATGCCGACCTGCCCGACATTTTGGCGATCGAAGAAGCTTGCTTCTCGGCCCCCTGGACGCGCAAAATGATGGAAGCAGAAATGAGCGGCAACCCCTTCGCTCATTTTCTCGTCGCCCGGCGGGCGACCGCCGAAGGAGGAGCCCCGTCAGCCATTGTCGGGTATCTGTGTTTTTGGATTGTCTTTGAGGAAGTCCGGTTGATGAACCTCGCGGTCATTGAATCGATGCGGCGTCAGGGGATCGCCACTTCCTTGGTCACCGCAGCCCTTCAAGCCGGCGCGCTCCAGTCAGCCGTGCGGGCGGTACTCGAAGTTCGCGCCTCGAACGGCGCGGCACAAACCCTCTATCAGAATCTGGGATTTCGACAGACCGGCCTCAGGCCGAGCTACTATTCGGCGCCGCCCGAAGACGCGGTGCTGATGGAGCTGGACCCCCTTGCGGCGGAAGCGGTGGTCCGCGCCCATGCAGGGGATCAGACGGGAGGTCAACCATCCCCGGAGCAGCCACTCAAACCAGGAGGTGCGACATGCTGA
- a CDS encoding tetratricopeptide repeat protein has product MGIDRSKVLHSAQLFASKGQFDAAITEWKKLSAESPADGSIYNSIGELHLKRNAPGEAVSAFLQAANAFRAEGATLKAIATYKKVLKLDPSRYDIYRYLGDLNAERGLLSSAVQDYLTLGKYYLKERKSKEALEVYKKIVSQDPSNLDAQQRVAELCVQENMQDEATKVYLQLGRERSAQQRYSEAKEAYQSVLRIDPANSEAAQFIEHFEKSGGDPTRFARSSASIPATGKSLEPMDLLAEARRRIEEKQFAGAEAILNQLLSKEPGNPQVCQLLARLHLHQGQLQIALGEYRFLAGAALRAQEYPQAEALIQEFLAVEPNSVPLLELHGELYEEQGDLSTAVLHYGKAVEVLLEHPEPGIPTLHEEIFQKIKGLVPDSPVVHRLETLLHDAPPAAESLDSRADQAAPAPDVFTLAGAEPDNARGTTARSSGEPGFRFASTDEAVPVPDVPPAASARANAAGPAPSGSDQQAPEAAAATPLLTRDAQLRSYLEAGQVMEAELWLNRLVGKAPDDAELRELLGRLFERKGDGAAAALHYARAMELQLAASPECDTAPLTALYLKLNTLVPAHPLVVKLAPLFLTRNEQQDAAPVEAPEEVADVLDPEVHYTLGVAYKNMGLLDEAQEEFSVAMQSPAVFLDSCLMTAVCLKERGRADAASTQLERLLTDSRCQGAKGQAIRYELGLLYEQQAQWEQAVTMFESIPTFHDVPERLSSIRTEHPVSHSAAKAFGYAS; this is encoded by the coding sequence TTGGGCATCGACCGCAGCAAAGTGTTGCACAGCGCCCAACTGTTCGCGTCGAAAGGTCAGTTCGACGCCGCCATCACCGAATGGAAAAAGCTGTCGGCCGAATCGCCCGCCGATGGGAGCATCTACAATTCCATCGGTGAGCTCCATCTGAAGCGGAACGCCCCCGGCGAGGCTGTGTCGGCTTTTCTGCAGGCCGCGAACGCGTTTCGAGCGGAAGGCGCGACCCTCAAGGCCATCGCCACCTATAAGAAAGTCCTCAAGCTCGATCCGTCCCGCTACGACATCTACCGATACCTCGGCGATCTCAATGCCGAGCGGGGGCTCCTGAGCAGCGCGGTGCAGGACTACCTGACGCTGGGCAAGTACTATCTCAAGGAACGCAAGTCCAAGGAGGCGCTCGAGGTCTACAAAAAAATCGTCAGTCAAGACCCGTCGAATCTCGATGCGCAGCAGCGGGTCGCCGAGTTGTGCGTGCAGGAAAACATGCAGGACGAGGCGACAAAGGTCTACCTGCAGCTCGGTCGTGAACGCTCCGCTCAGCAGCGCTACAGTGAGGCCAAGGAAGCGTATCAGTCGGTCTTGCGTATCGATCCGGCCAACAGCGAAGCCGCACAATTCATCGAGCATTTCGAGAAATCGGGCGGCGACCCGACCCGGTTCGCCCGGAGCAGCGCGTCGATTCCAGCGACGGGAAAATCGCTCGAGCCGATGGACCTCCTGGCGGAAGCCAGGCGACGCATCGAGGAAAAGCAATTTGCGGGCGCGGAAGCGATTCTCAACCAGCTCCTCTCGAAGGAACCGGGAAACCCTCAGGTCTGTCAGTTGCTGGCCCGATTACACCTGCATCAGGGTCAGCTTCAGATCGCGCTGGGCGAATACCGTTTTCTGGCCGGTGCGGCGCTACGTGCCCAGGAATATCCGCAGGCGGAGGCACTGATTCAGGAATTTCTGGCCGTCGAGCCCAATTCGGTTCCGCTCCTGGAGCTGCATGGGGAGCTGTACGAGGAACAGGGAGATCTGTCCACGGCCGTGCTGCACTACGGCAAGGCGGTGGAAGTGCTCCTCGAGCATCCGGAGCCGGGTATACCCACGTTGCACGAGGAAATTTTTCAAAAGATCAAGGGGCTCGTTCCGGATAGCCCGGTCGTTCACCGTTTGGAAACGTTGCTGCACGATGCGCCTCCCGCCGCTGAATCCCTCGATTCACGAGCCGACCAGGCCGCACCGGCACCTGACGTATTCACCCTTGCAGGCGCGGAGCCGGACAATGCGCGAGGAACGACGGCTCGGAGTTCCGGCGAGCCGGGGTTCCGCTTCGCGTCCACGGACGAGGCGGTTCCGGTCCCCGACGTGCCGCCCGCTGCCTCGGCACGCGCGAACGCCGCCGGGCCCGCGCCATCCGGTTCGGACCAGCAGGCGCCTGAAGCGGCCGCTGCGACTCCGCTCCTCACGCGAGACGCTCAACTTCGCTCCTACCTGGAGGCGGGACAGGTCATGGAAGCGGAGCTATGGCTGAATCGACTGGTCGGCAAAGCGCCGGATGATGCCGAGCTGCGGGAATTGCTGGGCCGCCTCTTCGAACGCAAGGGTGACGGGGCCGCCGCCGCATTACACTATGCTCGGGCGATGGAGCTGCAATTGGCCGCCTCGCCCGAGTGCGACACCGCACCGCTCACGGCCCTGTATCTCAAGCTCAACACACTGGTCCCGGCTCATCCTCTTGTCGTAAAGTTGGCGCCCCTGTTCCTCACGCGTAATGAACAGCAGGACGCCGCACCGGTAGAAGCCCCCGAAGAGGTGGCCGACGTGCTCGACCCGGAGGTGCATTACACACTTGGCGTGGCGTACAAGAACATGGGGCTGCTCGATGAGGCCCAGGAAGAATTCTCCGTCGCCATGCAGTCGCCGGCCGTGTTCCTGGACTCCTGTCTTATGACCGCCGTCTGTTTGAAGGAGCGCGGACGGGCCGACGCCGCGAGCACGCAACTGGAGCGGCTGCTGACGGATTCTCGCTGCCAAGGGGCCAAGGGGCAGGCCATTCGGTACGAACTGGGACTGCTCTACGAACAACAGGCTCAGTGGGAGCAGGCCGTCACGATGTTCGAGTCCATCCCCACCTTCCACGACGTTCCTGAGCGATTGTCTTCGATCCGCACGGAGCATCCCGTTTCTCATTCCGCCGCCAAAGCCTTCGGATACGCCAGCTAA
- a CDS encoding D-glycerate dehydrogenase: MSEPRPLLYLSRLLPEPVMAAIRERYRLLAEPEEAPPSPATIREGLHEAVAAIVTLSERIDAQSLARAARLQVLANYAVGYNNIDLAAARNRGVIVTNTPDVLTDATADLTWALILATARRVVEGDALVRAGTWTGWTATQLLGAEVAGRTLGLIGMGRIGQAVAHRAVGFRMPVRYYSRRPLLVSPPGAQWESVSLPDLLRESDFVSIHVPLTEETRHLIGTSELAEMRRTAILINTARGPIVDEAALVEVLGRRAIAGAGVDVYEDEPRVHPGLRSLPQVVLLPHLGSATWFARVQMGLICLRNVDAVLAGRPAPNPVTAPG, from the coding sequence ATGAGCGAGCCCCGCCCCCTCCTCTACCTTTCCCGCCTCTTGCCGGAACCGGTGATGGCGGCGATCCGCGAACGCTACCGGCTGCTGGCGGAACCGGAAGAGGCTCCGCCGTCACCTGCTACGATACGGGAGGGATTGCACGAGGCAGTCGCCGCCATCGTCACGTTATCCGAGCGCATCGACGCGCAGAGCTTGGCGAGGGCAGCCCGGCTGCAGGTCTTGGCTAACTATGCGGTCGGCTACAACAACATCGATCTCGCTGCGGCTCGAAACCGCGGAGTCATCGTGACGAATACTCCGGATGTCCTGACCGACGCCACTGCGGACTTGACCTGGGCGCTCATCCTGGCCACAGCCCGTCGGGTCGTGGAAGGCGACGCACTCGTGCGGGCGGGAACCTGGACCGGCTGGACGGCCACGCAGCTCTTGGGCGCCGAAGTCGCCGGTCGGACGCTGGGCCTCATCGGGATGGGGCGAATCGGGCAGGCGGTGGCCCACCGTGCCGTCGGATTTCGCATGCCGGTGCGCTATTACAGTCGGCGTCCTCTCCTCGTCTCGCCGCCCGGCGCGCAATGGGAATCTGTCTCCCTGCCCGACCTGCTGCGTGAGTCGGATTTTGTGTCGATCCATGTGCCGCTGACCGAGGAGACGCGACACCTTATCGGGACGTCGGAACTGGCGGAGATGCGGCGGACGGCGATCCTTATCAATACCGCCCGAGGCCCGATCGTGGACGAAGCGGCGTTGGTCGAGGTGTTGGGGCGCCGTGCAATCGCCGGGGCAGGCGTCGACGTCTATGAGGACGAACCCCGTGTGCATCCCGGCCTGCGCTCGTTGCCGCAGGTCGTGTTGCTGCCGCATCTCGGGTCGGCGACCTGGTTTGCTCGGGTGCAGATGGGCTTGATCTGTCTGCGCAATGTGGACGCGGTTCTGGCCGGCCGGCCGGCGCCGAATCCCGTGACCGCACCCGGTTAG
- the tsaB gene encoding tRNA (adenosine(37)-N6)-threonylcarbamoyltransferase complex dimerization subunit type 1 TsaB, with translation MKILAVDTATAWQSVALLENEAVLALEEQEARGSHSRLLLPAVRRLFARTGLSLTQLDGLAVSIGPGSFTGLRVGLATLLGFRTITGLPLAAVPTLEGMAWNFRGADIALCPIVNSRRGEVYWAKFRWRGDRLDRLVAERTGTAAQLAASLSERTMLYGEGWATEGAAVREACPDQIRTLIETPNPSATPSAVSVGLAGLDKLRRGELAGLGISPLYVQRPEAEVKYDESGGLSPLARRRAKLARKLAPR, from the coding sequence ATGAAGATCCTGGCAGTGGATACGGCGACCGCATGGCAGAGTGTGGCGCTCTTGGAGAACGAGGCGGTCCTGGCCCTGGAAGAACAGGAAGCCCGCGGCTCCCATTCTCGACTGCTGCTGCCGGCCGTCCGCAGACTGTTTGCACGCACGGGATTGTCCCTCACGCAGCTCGACGGTCTGGCCGTCTCCATCGGACCGGGCTCTTTTACCGGCCTTCGCGTCGGCTTGGCCACGCTCCTCGGGTTCAGGACGATCACCGGACTGCCCTTGGCGGCGGTGCCGACGCTCGAAGGCATGGCCTGGAATTTCCGTGGAGCCGACATAGCCCTCTGTCCGATCGTCAACAGCAGGCGCGGCGAGGTCTATTGGGCGAAGTTTCGTTGGCGAGGCGATCGACTGGACCGACTCGTCGCAGAACGCACCGGAACTGCCGCCCAACTGGCCGCCTCCTTGAGCGAACGGACGATGCTGTACGGGGAAGGGTGGGCCACCGAAGGCGCGGCCGTCCGGGAAGCCTGTCCCGACCAGATCCGCACCCTGATCGAGACTCCTAACCCGAGCGCGACCCCCTCGGCCGTTTCCGTGGGTCTCGCCGGGCTCGACAAGCTGCGTCGAGGTGAGCTGGCTGGCCTCGGCATCAGTCCGCTCTATGTGCAACGGCCGGAGGCTGAAGTGAAATATGACGAATCGGGAGGACTATCCCCGCTGGCCCGGCGACGGGCCAAACTGGCCCGTAAACTGGCGCCACGATAA
- a CDS encoding peptidylprolyl isomerase — protein sequence MTMSEATEKTRATIAVTSKGQPLGEIVLKLFHNVAPGHVRNFMDLAEKGFYNGTTFHRVIPGFMIQGGDPNSKHADRASHGTGGPGYRIKAEFNSTPHKRGILSMARANDPDSAGSQFFICVADANFLDWQYTAFGEVVSGMDVADKVVSVKRDGRDNPLDRIEMTVTISEG from the coding sequence ATGACGATGTCAGAGGCAACCGAGAAGACCCGGGCCACGATTGCGGTGACGAGCAAAGGACAGCCGCTGGGAGAAATCGTGCTGAAGTTGTTTCACAATGTCGCTCCCGGTCATGTGAGAAACTTCATGGACCTGGCCGAGAAGGGGTTTTACAACGGCACCACCTTCCACCGCGTCATTCCGGGCTTCATGATCCAGGGGGGCGACCCCAACAGCAAGCACGCCGACCGAGCCTCGCACGGCACCGGCGGACCCGGCTACCGTATCAAGGCGGAGTTCAACAGTACGCCGCACAAGCGGGGGATTCTCTCCATGGCCCGTGCCAACGACCCGGACAGCGCAGGCTCCCAATTCTTCATTTGTGTCGCCGACGCCAACTTCTTAGACTGGCAATACACGGCCTTCGGCGAAGTCGTCAGCGGCATGGACGTGGCGGACAAGGTCGTCAGCGTGAAGCGGGACGGCCGCGATAATCCGCTGGATCGGATCGAGATGACGGTCACGATCAGCGAAGGTTGA
- the tatC gene encoding twin-arginine translocase subunit TatC, translating into MAPSIHPLAAHIQTVKKRLLIIGATILVALAVAFTFSAEMVAWLNRPFPNQLVFYGPTEALFASIKVSFLAAVLASLPVVFYQFWKFVEPALLPQEQRWGVPVFLLAGALFALGLVFCNLVILPLVIDFFVSFGMDRDITPQLSVGTYIDFNVKFLLTFGCAFELPLILTILARVGVVSAQVLAAYRKHAILGSLIISAVVTPDATLFTMLLMAVPLMILYEVGIIGAKLFGRAPTDMSLPLDPDLPVGTAGHRVR; encoded by the coding sequence ATGGCCCCAAGCATCCATCCGCTGGCCGCCCACATTCAGACCGTCAAGAAACGTCTGCTCATCATCGGCGCCACGATTCTGGTGGCGCTCGCTGTCGCCTTCACGTTCTCCGCGGAGATGGTCGCCTGGTTGAATCGTCCCTTTCCCAACCAGCTGGTGTTTTACGGGCCGACGGAAGCGCTGTTCGCTTCGATCAAGGTGTCGTTTTTGGCGGCCGTGCTCGCCAGCCTCCCTGTCGTCTTTTACCAGTTTTGGAAATTCGTCGAACCGGCGCTGCTCCCTCAGGAGCAGCGCTGGGGCGTTCCGGTTTTCCTCCTGGCCGGCGCGCTCTTTGCGCTCGGCCTAGTCTTCTGTAACCTGGTCATCCTGCCGCTGGTCATCGATTTTTTCGTCAGCTTCGGAATGGACCGCGACATCACACCCCAGCTGAGCGTGGGCACCTATATCGACTTCAACGTCAAGTTCCTCCTCACGTTCGGCTGCGCTTTCGAGTTACCACTGATTCTGACGATCCTGGCGCGGGTCGGCGTCGTGTCGGCGCAGGTCTTGGCGGCCTACCGCAAGCACGCCATTCTGGGCTCGTTGATCATCTCCGCCGTCGTGACTCCCGATGCGACCCTGTTCACCATGCTGCTCATGGCAGTGCCGCTCATGATACTGTATGAAGTCGGCATCATCGGTGCGAAGCTCTTTGGGCGTGCGCCGACGGATATGAGCCTGCCGCTCGATCCGGATCTTCCCGTTGGAACGGCGGGGCATCGCGTTCGCTAG
- a CDS encoding YdcH family protein — translation MLTDNVIMERLRQSNTEFRELEESHHRLDLELNDLQKRHVLTPAEELSKKQLQKEKLAKKDKMAEMIRMYRDHGLQATAH, via the coding sequence ATGCTGACGGACAATGTGATCATGGAACGGCTCCGCCAATCCAACACAGAATTCCGTGAACTGGAGGAGTCCCACCACCGCCTCGACCTGGAACTCAACGATCTGCAAAAACGCCACGTCCTCACTCCGGCCGAGGAGTTATCCAAGAAGCAGCTGCAAAAAGAAAAGCTCGCGAAGAAAGACAAGATGGCCGAGATGATCCGCATGTATCGCGATCACGGTCTACAGGCGACCGCGCATTAG
- a CDS encoding YtxH domain-containing protein yields MSEQGKQAVKMAAMVAGSAAIGAGIGLLFAPQTGAETRRELNRYAKKAQVQATRWSRAIKSGIQEVVDRTKRPMVEAA; encoded by the coding sequence ATGTCAGAGCAGGGAAAGCAGGCGGTGAAAATGGCGGCGATGGTGGCGGGAAGCGCGGCCATCGGCGCGGGGATCGGACTCCTGTTTGCGCCTCAGACGGGAGCGGAAACGCGGCGTGAACTTAACCGGTACGCCAAGAAGGCGCAGGTGCAGGCCACCCGCTGGAGTCGCGCGATCAAGTCCGGCATCCAGGAGGTCGTGGATCGTACGAAACGGCCGATGGTGGAAGCGGCCTAA